CGGACTGGGCGCGGGCGGTGGCAGGCGCACCGGTAGGGCTGCCGGTGGGGGACACGGCCTCGGGGCCGCGCTGGTCCGGCTTTGGCGGCAACGGCTCCCGCGGGCTGGTGGGCTCCTCGAGCGCCGGCGGCTCGCTGGACGGAACCCCGGGAATTACAACGTCGTCTTCGGCTGGCATGTCTTGATCTCCCCACGTTTTGATGTTCCCAGCCTCCGCCTCAGCGAAAGCTAAGCTTGCTTAGTACCCTACAGGTGCCCACGGTCCAAAAGGCAAGGTACATCGGCGGGGGTTGCCTCCGTACCCCTCCATCTGTTGCGATGGGGGAACTGCCGCCTGCAGCGGCACACCCGACGTAAGGATGGTTATGGTAAGCAGCGCAGGGCAGGACGAGATGCAGGGCGAGATGCAGCAGGACGGCATCGAACAGGGGGAACTCGAACTCGTCGACAGGTGGTGGCGGGCAGCCAACTATCTCTCCGTGGGCCAGATCTACCTGCGGTCCAACCCGTTGCTGCGCGAGCCGCTGCAGGCTGGGGACACCAAGTCCCGCCTGTTGGGCCACTGGGGCACCACACCCGGGCTCAACTTCGTCTATGCCCACCTGAACCGCGTGATCCGCCGCGACTCACTGGAGATGCTCTTCGTCGCCGGTCCCGGCCATGGCGGCCCCGCCGTCGTCGCAAATGCCTGGCTGGAAGGCACCTACTCCGAAATCTATGCCCACGTGGGCAACGACGAGGCCGGCCTGGCGGAGCTGTTCCGGCAGTTTTCCTACCCGGGCGGCATCCCCAGCCACGCCGCACCGGAAAGCCCTGGCTCCATCAGCGAGGGCGGTGAACTGGGATACTGCCTGGCCCACGCCTACGGATCGGTGTTCGACAACCCGCAGCTGGTGACCGCCGTCGTGATCGGTGACGGCGAGGCCGAGACCGGGCCGCTGGCCGCCAGCTGGCACTCGCACAACTTCCTGGACCCCGCCACCGACGGTGCCGTGCTGCCCATCCTGCACCTGAACGGCTACAAGATCGCCAACCCCACTGTGCTGGCCCGGATGCCGCAGGACCAGCTGGAGCAGCTGCTGCGCGGGTATGGCCATGAGCCGTATTTCGTGACGGTGGCGGATCCGGACAACACGGAGCAGGCGCACCGTGACTTCGCCGCGGTCCTGGACCGCTGCCTGGCCGATATCAGGGCCATCCAGGACGCCCACCGGCAGGATCCGGACGCTGAAGAGGCCGGGGAGGGCGGGCACCGCTGGCCGATGATCGTCCTGCGTTCGCCCAAGGGCTGGACCGGGCCGCGCACCGTGGACGGGCTGCAGGTGGAAGGAACGTGGCGGGCGCACCAGGTGCCGCTGTCCGAGGTCCGCACCAACGGGGAGCACCTGAAGCAGCTGGAGGAATGGCTGCAGTCCTACCGGCCGGAGGAATTGTTCGACGGCGACGGCCGGCTCCGGCCCGACGTCGCCGAAGGGGCACCCACCGGGGACTTCCGCATGAGTGCCACCCCGCACGCCAACGGCGGGCTGCTCCGGCGGGCCCTCAAGCTGCCCGCCTACCAGGACCACGCCGTCGAGGTGCCCAGCCCGGGAACCGACCGGGTCAGCCCCATGATCACGCTGGGCTCCTGGATGCGGGACGTGATTGCCCAGAACATGGAAAACTTCCGGCTGTTCGGCCCGGACGAGACGGCCTCCAACCGGCTGCAGAACGTCTACGAGGTCACCGACAAGGTGTGGCAGTACCGGATTGACGACGTCGACGAGCACCTTGCCCGCTCCGGCCGGGTCCTGGAGGTACTCAGCGAGCACCTGTGCCAGGGCTGGCTGGAGGGCTACCTCCTGACCGGGCGGCACGGCGTGTTCAACTGCTACGAGGCCTTCGTGCACATTGTCGATTCCATGTTCAACCAGCACGCGAAGTGGCTCAAGGTATCCCGCAAACTGCACTGGCGCCAGCCCGTCCCATCACTGAACTACCTGCTGTCCTCCCACGTGTGGCAGCAGGACCACAACGGGTTCTCCCACCAGGACCCCGGCTTCATCGACCACGCGGTCAACAAAAAGGCCGAGGTCATCCGGGTGTACCTGCCGCCGGATGCCAATACGCTGCTGTCCGTCATGGAGCATTGCCTGGCCTCGACGGACTACGTGAATATCGTGGTCAGCGGCAAGCAGCCCTCGCCCACCTGGATGGGCCCGGCCGATGCCGCGAACCACTGCCACCGCGGCCTGGGCATCTGGGCGTTCGCCGGCTCCGAGGTGCCCGGCGAGGAGCCCGACGTCGTACTGGCCTGCGCGGGTGACGTCCCAACCGTGGAGACCGTGGCGGCTGCGGAACTGCTCCGCAATGGTGCCCCCGGTCTCAAGGTGCGGGTGGTCAATGTGGTCGACCTGATGCGGCTGCAGGACGAAAGCGAGCATCCGCACGGCCTCCCCGCCCATGACTTCGACGGCATCTTCACCCCGGACAAGCCCGTCATCTTCGCGTACCACGGCTACCCGGCGCTGATCCACCGGCTGGCGTACCGGCGCACCAACCAGCAGGGGCTCCATGTGCACGGCTACAAAGAAGAGGGGACCACCACCACCCCGTTCGACATGGCCATGCTCAACGGCATCGACCGCTTCACCCTGGCCATCGATGCGATCGACCGCGTTCCGGCCCTTGCCGAAAAGCACTCGCTGCTCCGCCAGGACCTGCAGGACCGGCGCAACCGGGCGCGCGAGCACACCCGAACCCACGGCGAGGACCCGGAGGAGATCCGGAACTGGAAGCTGGGCGGCTGACGCCCTAAAGCGGGAGGTCGTCCAGAGTGCAGGCGGGCAGGTGGATCCAGCCTTCGCTGCGGGCGGCTTCGGCGTGGGCACTGTCTGGCAGGAGTGTCCGACGGCGGCCCACGGCCCGGGCGGTCAGCGAGGCAATGACGGCGTCGAACAGGTCGTCCGAAGCGGTTAGCCTGTCGCGGTGCCCGGCCAGGTCCAGCCAGGGCGCCTGCTCTTCGAGGGCCGCCAGCAGGAGGCCCAGACGCTCGGTTTCGGGGATGCCGCGGCCTTTGTAGCCGCGCCCGTTGAGGCCCCAGATCTTCAGCGACGCCGCCGGATACACCTCGGCAAACCGCCCCGACCCGTCCCGGAGCTGCGGGCCATGCAGTGCCGCGATCTTCGCCTGGATCACCGCGCAGCGCATCGCAGGGTGGGCCAGCCTGTCGGCGGAAACGCTCAGGGGGATCAGGCCGGTTTCGCGCGTGACGAAGCGGTCCGTGTCCCGGTAGGCAAGCAGCCTCCGGCCCGCTAGGCCGTCGTGCTCCAGAACCGGCGCTGCGTTGAAGTTCAGGTGGCCGGTGAGGAACGGGATCAGCGCGTCAGGCCAGCCCACAGGGCAGTCGACGCCGGTCATGCCGCAGGTGCCGAACAGGTCCACGATCTCCTGGTCGTCAACATCCAGGGCCAGGTGGGCCAGCCGGGCCCGGTCACCGCTCCACTCGATGACCGCCACGGCAGTCTTTTTGGTCGCTGCCGCCAGATCCACGCCAAGGGTTCTCATGGGCTGCCCGTCAATGCTGTGGTCAGACGGCATTGCGTCAGACCGCGCGGTAGCGCAGGACGCCGGGGATGCTCCCGGATCCGCCAAGGTCAGTGCCCCCCGCGAAGCCGGCCCACAGTGCACGCATCTCCCGGCCCGCGGCCTCCACATCCGCCCACTCTGAACCGGCGATCAGGCCCACGCCCTCCCACGTCTTCCGGCTTCCCAGCAGCAGGGGCAGGTCCACGGTGTGGGCGGCGCCGAAGATGTTGCCGGGGGCATGCCAGTCCAGGACGTAGCGGTGCGCCCTTCCGCCTGCCTTGGCATGCCGGCGCGCGAACCTGCGGGTTGCCCGGCCGTACACAGTTTCGGTGACAACCCAGTCAACGGCGCGGACGGCGGCCTTGCCCACAAACGGAACCGCGGCCAGGCTCATCAGGCGGGGGCTGCGGGGGAGGAACAGGCGGGCCTCCTCGGAGGTATGGCCGATCAGCACGTCGATGGCCGGCGCGGTCCGGTTCCAGGCAGCCTCGATGCCTGACTCTTCCGGGAGCGGGTCGTGGCCGTACTGGGTGCCGAACGGCATGGCCGCCAGCATGCCGAACTTCCGGGCCACCTGCGTGACCTGTGCTTCGAGAGCCACCACGTCCATGGCGGGGGTCTCCTCGGTCACGGAATCCGCGGCAATGCCCATGGCGTGGTTCATCTTCGCCCGGCCGCGGGTGATGCCCAGCGGGGCGCTTTGGATGATGGCGCGCTGGAAGAGGGTTGGTGCCTCGGGCGTGGCCATCAGGTGGGCGATCGCGTCGCCCCCGGCGGACTGGCCGAAGGCGGTGACCCGGCCGGGATCGCCCCCGAACGCGGCAATGTTCCGCTGCACCCACCGGAAAGCTTCGAGCTGGTCCAGGAGTCCCAGGTTGCCGGGCCGGCCTGCCGGTGTTGCCAGGAACCCGAACAGTCCGAGCCGGTACGTCACGGAAACCACGATCACCCGGTTTTCGGCCACCAGCAGTGCGGGGTCGAAGATGGCCAGGTCCCCGGAGCCGGTGGTGTAGGAGCCACCGTGGATCCAGACCATGACGGGCAGTTTTTCGTCCGGCTTCAGGGTGCCGGGCAGCGTGATGGAAAGGTTCTGGCAGTCCTCGCTGCCGGGAAGCTCGCCGTATTTGGTCCCCAGGACGTCGTCCAGGAACGGCACCGGCGCCTGGGGGCAGGCGGGTGCGGGAGAGGTGGCGGCATATTCGGCGGTCCAGTCCGGAACCGGTGCGGGCGCCTGGAAACGTTCAGCGGTGGCGTAGGGAATGCCGGTGGCACGGATGACGTCGCCGTCCCGCCGCCCGCTGACGGGGCCGCACGGCGGATGGAACAGAAGCTGGGACGTCACGGCTGGCTCGGAACTCACAGCCCCCACCATGCCATAACTTCCTGAAACAACGACGGCGGGTGCCCGGCTTCGAAAAGCCAGGCACCCGCCGTCGGACTGGTGGTTCGTGGACTAGTGACCGGTGGGCACGTAGCGCTTGATGGAAGCTTCCAGCTCGGCTTCGGCGGCGGCGCGGTCGCCCCAGCCCTCGGCCTTGACCCACTTGCCCGGCTCCAGGTCCTTGTAGCGGGTGAAGAAGTGCTCGATTTCCTTGATCAGGTACTCGTTGACGTCGCTGACTTCCTGGATGTGGTCAAAGCGGGCGTCTACCGGCACGCACAGGATCTTGGCGTCTCCGCCACCGTCGTCGGTCATGTTGAAGACGCCGATGGGGCGGGACTCGACGATGACGCCCGGGTGCAGGTCGAAGTCCTGCAGCAGCACCAGTGCGTCCAGCGGGTCGCCGTCCTCGCCGAGGGTGTTCTCGAAGTACCCGTAGTGCGTGGGGTACTGCATGGAGGTGAAGAGGACGCGGTCCAGGCGGACGCGGCCGGTCTCGTGGTCAACTTCGTACTTGACGCGTGATCCCTTGGGGATCTCGATGGTCACGTCGTGCTTCATGGGAATGCTCCTCGGCAATTGCAGGGGGTGCGCGGCACACTTGACGGGCCCACAAAAAAGCGTGTCGGTGCCGCCGACTACAATTGAGGATATAGCGAGAGGCCCTGGAATCAGGAACTTGTGGGGAAATTTCAGGACTTGAGGACCGGCACCAGCATGACCAAACCAACCGGCAGGGAACCATTGCGCGTCCGGCGTTCCCGACGCTCCGGCGGCATGGCCCAGGAGGCAAGGAAGTCCTGGCACCTGGTCCTGGCCACGCTGGTCCTGGTAGTCCTCGCCATCCCGGCGGCCCTGCTCGTGGCCCCCGGCATCGTCGGACCCGGATTCTTTGGTTCCAGCGCCCCGGCGCCGGCCCCCGCTGCGCCCGCCTGGCAAC
This region of Arthrobacter sp. DNA4 genomic DNA includes:
- a CDS encoding DUF429 domain-containing protein, which encodes MRTLGVDLAAATKKTAVAVIEWSGDRARLAHLALDVDDQEIVDLFGTCGMTGVDCPVGWPDALIPFLTGHLNFNAAPVLEHDGLAGRRLLAYRDTDRFVTRETGLIPLSVSADRLAHPAMRCAVIQAKIAALHGPQLRDGSGRFAEVYPAASLKIWGLNGRGYKGRGIPETERLGLLLAALEEQAPWLDLAGHRDRLTASDDLFDAVIASLTARAVGRRRTLLPDSAHAEAARSEGWIHLPACTLDDLPL
- a CDS encoding carboxylesterase family protein; this encodes MSSEPAVTSQLLFHPPCGPVSGRRDGDVIRATGIPYATAERFQAPAPVPDWTAEYAATSPAPACPQAPVPFLDDVLGTKYGELPGSEDCQNLSITLPGTLKPDEKLPVMVWIHGGSYTTGSGDLAIFDPALLVAENRVIVVSVTYRLGLFGFLATPAGRPGNLGLLDQLEAFRWVQRNIAAFGGDPGRVTAFGQSAGGDAIAHLMATPEAPTLFQRAIIQSAPLGITRGRAKMNHAMGIAADSVTEETPAMDVVALEAQVTQVARKFGMLAAMPFGTQYGHDPLPEESGIEAAWNRTAPAIDVLIGHTSEEARLFLPRSPRLMSLAAVPFVGKAAVRAVDWVVTETVYGRATRRFARRHAKAGGRAHRYVLDWHAPGNIFGAAHTVDLPLLLGSRKTWEGVGLIAGSEWADVEAAGREMRALWAGFAGGTDLGGSGSIPGVLRYRAV
- a CDS encoding inorganic diphosphatase yields the protein MKHDVTIEIPKGSRVKYEVDHETGRVRLDRVLFTSMQYPTHYGYFENTLGEDGDPLDALVLLQDFDLHPGVIVESRPIGVFNMTDDGGGDAKILCVPVDARFDHIQEVSDVNEYLIKEIEHFFTRYKDLEPGKWVKAEGWGDRAAAEAELEASIKRYVPTGH
- a CDS encoding phosphoketolase, which translates into the protein MQGEMQQDGIEQGELELVDRWWRAANYLSVGQIYLRSNPLLREPLQAGDTKSRLLGHWGTTPGLNFVYAHLNRVIRRDSLEMLFVAGPGHGGPAVVANAWLEGTYSEIYAHVGNDEAGLAELFRQFSYPGGIPSHAAPESPGSISEGGELGYCLAHAYGSVFDNPQLVTAVVIGDGEAETGPLAASWHSHNFLDPATDGAVLPILHLNGYKIANPTVLARMPQDQLEQLLRGYGHEPYFVTVADPDNTEQAHRDFAAVLDRCLADIRAIQDAHRQDPDAEEAGEGGHRWPMIVLRSPKGWTGPRTVDGLQVEGTWRAHQVPLSEVRTNGEHLKQLEEWLQSYRPEELFDGDGRLRPDVAEGAPTGDFRMSATPHANGGLLRRALKLPAYQDHAVEVPSPGTDRVSPMITLGSWMRDVIAQNMENFRLFGPDETASNRLQNVYEVTDKVWQYRIDDVDEHLARSGRVLEVLSEHLCQGWLEGYLLTGRHGVFNCYEAFVHIVDSMFNQHAKWLKVSRKLHWRQPVPSLNYLLSSHVWQQDHNGFSHQDPGFIDHAVNKKAEVIRVYLPPDANTLLSVMEHCLASTDYVNIVVSGKQPSPTWMGPADAANHCHRGLGIWAFAGSEVPGEEPDVVLACAGDVPTVETVAAAELLRNGAPGLKVRVVNVVDLMRLQDESEHPHGLPAHDFDGIFTPDKPVIFAYHGYPALIHRLAYRRTNQQGLHVHGYKEEGTTTTPFDMAMLNGIDRFTLAIDAIDRVPALAEKHSLLRQDLQDRRNRAREHTRTHGEDPEEIRNWKLGG